A part of Bacillus thuringiensis genomic DNA contains:
- the opp4C gene encoding oligopeptide ABC transporter permease has product METVTPIIEKKEERKKRNESSPWRQAYKKIKKNKMALYGLYVLIFMFLFSFIGPILSPYADGKVQVTQINKPPSLSHWLGTDQLGRDILTRLMQAGRISLTIGLASMLLSVILGALLGAIAGFYRGVVDHLIMRVADVLMSIPGLPLLIIMGAILSEWKLPSEYRLYVVMIILSLVGWPGLARLVRGQILTLREQAFMQAADVLGLKDSRKIIHHLIPNVLPLLIVVATLGVAGSILSESALSYLGLGVVPPTPSWGNMISAANSLLDFQKRPWLWIPPGFAIFITVVSINLLGDALRDALDPKMRR; this is encoded by the coding sequence ATGGAGACTGTTACACCAATAATAGAGAAAAAGGAAGAACGGAAAAAGAGAAACGAATCATCACCATGGCGCCAAGCGTATAAAAAAATTAAGAAAAATAAGATGGCATTGTATGGTTTATACGTTTTAATATTTATGTTTTTATTTAGTTTTATCGGTCCAATCCTTTCGCCATATGCCGATGGAAAAGTACAAGTAACACAAATTAATAAACCACCTAGCTTGTCACATTGGCTTGGAACAGACCAGTTGGGACGAGATATTTTAACTAGACTTATGCAAGCAGGACGTATTTCATTAACAATTGGTTTAGCGTCGATGCTACTATCCGTTATACTAGGTGCTTTATTAGGAGCAATTGCTGGTTTTTATCGAGGGGTGGTTGATCATTTAATTATGCGTGTTGCGGATGTGTTAATGTCCATTCCGGGATTACCGCTACTTATTATAATGGGAGCAATTTTATCAGAATGGAAATTGCCATCCGAATACCGTTTATATGTTGTAATGATTATTTTAAGTTTAGTAGGATGGCCAGGACTTGCACGTCTTGTAAGGGGACAAATTTTAACACTCAGGGAGCAAGCCTTTATGCAAGCGGCAGATGTATTAGGATTAAAGGATTCTCGGAAAATTATTCATCATCTAATTCCGAACGTCCTTCCGTTGCTTATTGTTGTAGCAACTTTGGGTGTGGCAGGGTCTATTTTAAGTGAATCCGCACTAAGTTATCTAGGGCTTGGCGTCGTTCCACCTACACCATCATGGGGGAATATGATTAGCGCAGCTAACTCATTACTTGATTTCCAAAAGCGTCCGTGGTTATGGATTCCGCCTGGTTTTGCAATTTTTATAACAGTTGTATCCATTAATTTACTTGGTGATGCACTTCGTGATGCGTTAGATCCAAAGATGAGACGGTAG
- a CDS encoding ABC transporter substrate-binding protein, with amino-acid sequence MKNAFKGVLATFFSVSVLLAGCGQEEASTNEAGNVPKVKDEFIKASDKAKSPTKVKERKDTFVVGMPSPGGIFLPHFMENGWDGNITQAIFAPLVGLDKEGKPIPILAKKWDISADQLTYTFHLKDDVKFSDGSPLTADDVAFTLTLLHDPTYSGATDISQTAIKGGQAYKEGKATSIEGIQVIDPKTITITTEKVNAQTLSLIGGEVISKAYYGKEYKQGHLEYLKELYGKPLGAGAYKLDKYIPGQEVRFVANENYFEGKPKIEHFIYKITKGDTKLQQFQAGEVDYDGFTTNAETIEQLKDLGFANINVYTGSSYGYIKMNYKKPYFKDKRVRQAFIYGLERQKVIDTYFQGYASLVNVPITPVSWAYTEEGINKYEYNLEKAKKLLDEAGWKAGSDGIREKDGQKLKISYFASSASKINDVMIPVMKEDYKKLGVEFNPEYMDFNTMISKVIKGDYDLAMVSTPMIDDPSGTIEEFVSTSKRNYDGYYNPKVDELAKQALETLDIEKRKDIYKKLYQELSEDPPVIFLNNSKVVSAHNARIQGLQEDNYNGILLSLPKLKIEQ; translated from the coding sequence ATGAAAAATGCTTTTAAAGGAGTACTTGCTACGTTTTTTAGTGTTTCAGTATTACTAGCCGGATGTGGTCAAGAGGAAGCAAGTACAAATGAAGCCGGGAACGTACCAAAAGTAAAAGATGAATTTATTAAAGCAAGCGACAAAGCAAAAAGTCCTACAAAAGTAAAAGAAAGAAAAGATACTTTCGTAGTTGGCATGCCGAGTCCTGGAGGGATATTCCTTCCGCACTTTATGGAGAATGGATGGGATGGTAATATAACGCAAGCGATCTTTGCACCTCTTGTTGGACTTGATAAGGAAGGAAAACCAATTCCAATTTTGGCGAAGAAATGGGATATTTCGGCGGATCAGCTTACATATACGTTCCATTTGAAAGATGATGTAAAGTTTAGTGATGGTTCACCGTTAACGGCAGATGATGTAGCATTTACATTAACGTTATTACACGATCCAACTTATAGTGGTGCGACTGATATAAGCCAAACTGCAATAAAAGGTGGGCAAGCATATAAAGAAGGAAAGGCAACCTCTATTGAAGGAATTCAAGTCATTGATCCGAAAACAATTACGATTACGACTGAAAAGGTAAATGCTCAAACACTATCATTAATCGGTGGAGAAGTTATATCTAAAGCTTATTATGGGAAAGAGTATAAGCAAGGACACCTGGAGTATTTAAAAGAATTGTATGGGAAGCCGCTGGGAGCAGGAGCTTATAAATTGGATAAATATATTCCTGGTCAAGAAGTTCGATTTGTAGCAAATGAAAATTATTTTGAAGGAAAGCCGAAGATTGAGCATTTTATTTATAAAATTACAAAAGGTGATACGAAGCTACAACAATTTCAAGCCGGGGAAGTAGATTATGATGGTTTTACGACAAACGCGGAGACGATTGAACAGCTAAAGGATTTAGGTTTTGCTAATATTAATGTATATACAGGAAGCTCTTACGGCTACATTAAAATGAATTATAAGAAGCCATACTTTAAAGATAAACGTGTCCGCCAGGCATTTATTTACGGATTAGAGCGTCAAAAGGTTATTGATACGTATTTCCAAGGATATGCGTCACTCGTTAATGTACCGATTACGCCAGTTTCTTGGGCGTATACAGAAGAGGGCATTAATAAATATGAGTATAATTTAGAGAAGGCGAAGAAATTACTGGATGAGGCTGGATGGAAAGCTGGTTCGGATGGAATTCGTGAAAAGGACGGACAAAAACTGAAAATAAGTTATTTTGCTTCTTCTGCAAGTAAAATAAATGATGTGATGATTCCAGTAATGAAAGAGGATTATAAAAAGCTTGGTGTAGAGTTTAACCCAGAATATATGGACTTTAATACGATGATTTCAAAAGTGATAAAAGGTGATTATGATTTGGCGATGGTGTCTACGCCAATGATTGATGATCCGAGTGGAACGATTGAGGAGTTTGTTTCAACAAGTAAACGAAATTATGATGGATACTATAATCCAAAAGTAGATGAATTAGCTAAGCAAGCATTAGAAACGTTGGATATTGAAAAGCGAAAAGACATTTATAAAAAGTTATATCAAGAGTTAAGCGAAGACCCGCCTGTAATCTTCTTGAATAATAGCAAAGTTGTGTCCGCACATAATGCGCGAATTCAAGGGTTACAAGAAGATAACTATAACGGTATTTTATTAAGTTTACCTAAATTAAAGATAGAACAATAA
- a CDS encoding ABC transporter ATP-binding protein — protein sequence MSKAVVELKDLQTHFQTEEGTVKAVNHVSFAVREGETVCVVGESGCGKSVTALSIMGLIAESGSVVGGDILYEGKSLLGMKEKELRSLRGNDIAMIFQEPMTSLNPVFTVGEQIVETLREHELLSKNEAYKKAIELIRKVGIARADEIVHSYPHELSGGMLQRIMIAVALSCNPKLLIADEPTTALDVTIQAQILDLLRQIKEEFKTSILLITHDLGVVAEMADYVVVMYGGKVIEEAPVLEIFQNPKHPYTKGLLKSKPVMGKRIDKLYSIPGQVPNLVGLDEFCYFSGRCEHCMEICKEEAPNLNVHDENHKVACWLYEERAEQ from the coding sequence ATGAGTAAAGCGGTAGTAGAGCTGAAAGACTTACAAACACACTTTCAGACAGAAGAAGGGACAGTCAAGGCTGTCAATCATGTTAGTTTTGCTGTTCGAGAAGGTGAAACGGTTTGTGTAGTAGGTGAATCGGGTTGCGGGAAAAGTGTAACAGCTTTATCTATTATGGGGCTTATTGCTGAATCAGGTAGTGTAGTAGGTGGAGATATTTTATATGAAGGAAAAAGTCTTTTAGGAATGAAAGAGAAAGAACTTCGTAGTTTACGAGGGAATGATATTGCGATGATTTTCCAAGAACCGATGACATCGCTGAATCCGGTCTTCACTGTAGGAGAGCAAATTGTAGAAACGTTAAGGGAACATGAATTACTTAGTAAGAATGAAGCGTATAAGAAGGCAATTGAATTAATTCGTAAAGTCGGCATTGCTCGTGCGGATGAAATTGTCCATTCTTATCCGCACGAACTGAGCGGTGGCATGTTACAACGTATTATGATTGCTGTTGCACTTAGTTGTAATCCTAAGTTATTAATTGCTGATGAACCGACAACGGCTCTTGATGTTACAATTCAAGCTCAAATATTAGACTTATTAAGGCAAATAAAAGAAGAATTTAAAACATCTATTTTATTAATTACACATGATTTAGGTGTTGTAGCAGAAATGGCTGATTACGTTGTCGTTATGTATGGCGGGAAGGTTATTGAAGAAGCACCGGTACTAGAAATATTCCAAAATCCGAAACACCCGTATACGAAAGGGTTGTTGAAATCAAAACCAGTGATGGGAAAACGAATAGACAAACTATATTCTATTCCAGGTCAAGTTCCTAATTTAGTCGGTTTGGATGAATTTTGCTACTTTAGCGGTCGTTGTGAGCATTGTATGGAAATATGTAAAGAAGAAGCACCGAATCTAAATGTACATGATGAGAATCATAAAGTAGCTTGCTGGTTATATGAGGAGCGTGCGGAACAATGA
- a CDS encoding ABC transporter permease encodes MKTYIIRRFLQMIPTLFGTSIIIFFLFALLPGDYIDSNPKLTPERAQELRELYGLNKPIIERYFHWLANALHGDFGFSLQYQEPVTSLLNKFIWNTFIVAVAALFFTWIIALIIGVISATKQHSWFDRLVTIGVFAAMSFPSFFIGLFLIKLLAVDLKLLPIGGMIDIGSNSTGVAYILEVLRHMILPVFILTLLGVGSLTRYFRTGMLDVIRQDYIRTARAKGLKERTVIYKHALKNAILPAITLLAFELPGLFSGAIIIEQIFNWPGIGSIQLEALNFRDYTVLMAFTMFLSCLTIMANFLADIVYAFVDPRIRLK; translated from the coding sequence GTGAAAACATATATCATTCGTAGGTTCCTTCAAATGATCCCTACATTGTTTGGTACATCTATTATTATTTTTTTCTTATTTGCACTTTTGCCGGGAGATTATATTGATTCAAATCCGAAGTTAACACCAGAGAGAGCTCAAGAGCTAAGGGAATTATACGGCTTAAATAAACCAATTATTGAAAGGTATTTTCACTGGCTAGCTAATGCTTTACATGGTGATTTTGGATTTTCTTTACAGTACCAAGAACCGGTAACTTCATTACTTAATAAATTTATTTGGAATACATTTATCGTTGCTGTTGCAGCTTTATTTTTCACTTGGATTATTGCTCTTATTATTGGGGTTATTTCTGCAACAAAGCAGCACTCTTGGTTTGATAGATTGGTGACAATTGGTGTATTTGCAGCAATGTCATTTCCATCATTCTTTATCGGATTATTTTTGATTAAATTATTAGCGGTTGATTTAAAATTATTACCCATTGGTGGCATGATTGATATTGGAAGTAACTCAACAGGGGTAGCGTACATATTAGAAGTATTACGTCATATGATTCTACCTGTGTTTATTTTAACGCTTCTTGGTGTAGGATCATTAACACGATATTTTAGAACGGGCATGTTGGATGTTATTAGGCAAGATTATATTCGTACTGCTCGTGCAAAAGGCTTAAAAGAAAGAACCGTTATTTATAAACATGCATTGAAAAATGCAATTTTACCAGCAATTACATTACTCGCTTTTGAATTACCGGGTTTATTTTCAGGAGCTATTATTATTGAACAAATTTTTAACTGGCCAGGAATCGGGAGCATTCAATTAGAAGCATTAAACTTCCGTGATTATACGGTATTAATGGCCTTTACAATGTTTCTTTCGTGTTTAACAATTATGGCTAATTTCTTAGCAGACATTGTATATGCGTTTGTTGATCCAAGAATTCGATTGAAGTAA
- a CDS encoding ABC transporter substrate-binding protein: MKTKTKKWAGVFSVLLSSSLVLSACGGQEETASTEPVKKQDLKDSKIESIPATDKKKSPEKANQRKDTFITAISKPGGVFLPYFQDNGWDGNVTSVIFASLVTTDKQSKPVPDLAEKWDISADQLTYTFHLRKNLKFSDGSPLTADDVAFTLTLLHDKAYEGGLDIAQYAVKGGKEYKEGKATSIEGIQVVDPQTIKITTEKVNSQALTNLGGPVLSKAYYGKDYKQNTSLDYLKALYGQPIAAGPYKFEKYVPGQEVRFVANENYYAGKPKIKNFIYKITSGDTGFQLFQTGELDYSGFRANPENIDQLKGLEFANINLESSSDIAYIYVNNKKSYLKDKKVRQALTYGLDRKKYVDTALQGYGSVANVPIAPVSWAYTEEGINKYPHDVEKAKKLLDEAGWKVGSDGVREKDGQKLKLTYYASNTGKTNDIFIPIAKESYKEIGVELNPELMDFNTMLSKVGKGDYDLAAVSTPGISDPSEVVSEYLSTNPKSDTGYNNPKVDDLIVKGIGTTDIEKRKAIYKELYKELSDDPPVILLNYRKLLYAHNARIKGIDPEKYDSISSNLPVLSIEQ; the protein is encoded by the coding sequence ATGAAGACAAAGACAAAAAAATGGGCTGGTGTATTTTCGGTATTACTGAGTAGTTCGCTTGTGTTATCTGCTTGTGGGGGACAGGAAGAGACGGCTTCTACAGAACCGGTAAAAAAACAGGATTTAAAAGACTCTAAGATTGAATCAATTCCAGCTACAGATAAAAAGAAAAGTCCAGAGAAAGCAAATCAGCGAAAAGATACTTTTATTACGGCTATTTCTAAGCCAGGGGGAGTTTTCCTTCCGTATTTCCAAGATAATGGTTGGGATGGAAATGTAACGTCTGTTATCTTTGCGTCACTAGTAACAACAGACAAACAAAGTAAACCTGTTCCGGATCTTGCAGAAAAATGGGATATTTCTGCTGACCAGTTAACATATACATTCCACTTACGTAAAAATTTAAAATTTAGTGATGGGTCGCCTTTAACAGCGGATGACGTAGCATTTACACTAACACTACTTCATGATAAAGCGTATGAAGGTGGATTGGATATTGCTCAGTATGCTGTTAAAGGTGGGAAAGAATATAAAGAAGGAAAAGCAACTTCTATTGAGGGAATTCAAGTTGTTGATCCACAGACAATTAAAATTACAACTGAAAAAGTTAATTCACAGGCGCTAACTAATTTAGGTGGCCCAGTGCTATCAAAAGCTTATTATGGAAAAGATTATAAACAAAATACAAGCTTAGACTATTTAAAAGCATTATATGGGCAACCAATTGCAGCGGGTCCATATAAATTTGAAAAATATGTTCCAGGTCAAGAAGTACGCTTTGTTGCTAACGAAAATTATTATGCAGGTAAACCAAAAATTAAAAACTTTATTTATAAAATCACATCAGGTGATACAGGATTCCAATTATTCCAAACAGGTGAACTGGACTATAGTGGATTTAGAGCGAACCCTGAAAATATAGACCAATTAAAAGGATTAGAGTTTGCAAATATTAATCTTGAATCATCAAGTGATATTGCTTATATCTATGTAAATAATAAGAAGTCGTATTTGAAAGATAAAAAGGTACGCCAAGCACTTACTTACGGATTAGACCGTAAGAAGTATGTGGATACAGCTTTACAAGGATATGGCTCTGTTGCTAATGTACCAATTGCTCCAGTTTCATGGGCATATACAGAAGAAGGTATTAATAAATATCCGCACGACGTAGAAAAGGCTAAAAAATTATTGGATGAGGCTGGTTGGAAAGTAGGTTCTGACGGGGTTCGTGAAAAAGATGGTCAAAAATTAAAATTAACATACTACGCATCAAATACAGGTAAAACAAATGATATCTTTATTCCGATTGCAAAAGAAAGTTACAAAGAAATTGGTGTTGAATTAAATCCAGAGTTGATGGACTTTAATACGATGCTTTCAAAAGTAGGAAAAGGTGACTACGATTTAGCAGCAGTTTCAACACCAGGAATTAGTGATCCAAGTGAAGTTGTAAGTGAGTACTTATCAACTAATCCAAAAAGTGATACGGGTTATAATAATCCGAAAGTAGATGATTTGATTGTAAAAGGTATAGGAACGACAGATATTGAAAAACGTAAAGCGATTTATAAAGAGTTGTATAAAGAGCTAAGTGATGATCCACCAGTTATTTTATTAAACTATCGTAAACTACTTTATGCTCATAATGCACGTATAAAAGGAATTGATCCAGAAAAGTACGATAGTATCAGTTCCAACTTACCAGTGTTATCTATTGAACAATAA